The Naumovozyma dairenensis CBS 421 chromosome 3, complete genome genome has a window encoding:
- the NDAI0C00110 gene encoding uncharacterized protein, with protein sequence MDFATVNGLKLRRPFSESRRNNIWRFLTNMYSVKQDNWILDEPTTLLDDRGTSNTMFKEYIMKYFLIDKGRVMPDTVLETHFHKLMLKGNNHTLLVFGPNLFKEQAFFSCDIEEAGKELLNNRYLLSSSRLRGFVRGLHSLPNILYKGYSYNESYKPSDLPSKPNRLLYLPPSQDSNIPLQAFFMGFLKRMQ encoded by the coding sequence ATGGACTTTGCCACTGTCAATGGATTGAAGTTAAGAAGACCATTTTCTgaatcaagaagaaataatatttggCGGTTCCTTACAAACATGTATTCCGTGAAACAAGACAATTGGATTTTAGATGAACCTACCACTTTGCTGGATGACCGAGGTACGTCAAATACGATGTTCAAAGAATATAtcatgaaatattttttaattgataaagGGCGCGTCATGCCTGACACTGTATTAGAGACTCACTTTCACAAGCTGATGTTAAAAGGCAATAACCACACTCTGCTTGTCTTCGGTCCAAACCTTTTTAAGGAACAagcttttttttcttgtgaTATCGAAGAAGCAggtaaagaattattgaacaATAGATATCTGCTTTCAAGTTCTCGCCTCAGGGGCTTCGTCCGCGGTCTACATTCTCTCCCAAATATTCTATATAAAGGCTACTCTTACAACGAATCCTATAAGCCATCTGATCTCCCCAGCAAGCCAAATAGGCTTTTATATTTACCTCCCTCTCAAGATTCCAACATTCCACTTCAAGCTTTTTTTATGGGTTTTCTCAAGAGGATGCAATAA
- the PAN3 gene encoding PAN-complex poly(A)-binding subunit PAN3 (similar to Saccharomyces cerevisiae PAN3 (YKL025C); ancestral locus Anc_2.669) → MDKINAEWAKDIPCRNITIYGYCKKIKDGCPFKHGDDVENENLIESTTPKPQTTTIADIIPTLPRLSNTIVTPTPSPVPKFNAKNSASFTPMSTKTPELNNTPIFDNNPIVSSPILTAGTIPLTNVNNTNTIAPVHSTHDSNNIQDDIQMKSASKSPSTIINPLAQSSYLPISTNDQYNSVESSNQAATQSPIMNNSNNLSQNINAMPHSSFPLAQTGKTLLHGDPNLPSTGILNSQQMLLSNYQSILPQSENTIPEIDFKYPSIYPPPHSILQYHLYAPDPPPQLKLPLKPNERTPESLFISNNLREQLVKRNLASLQVFPAGGAIPDIVQDYFGLVPLDFHQKSNSKDYIDFYSGHKNSLFKVFSNLDGKLYLLRRIHDVTINDPQQITKSFSKWNELACNSIIKLKDMFTTLKFGDSSLCLVYDYYPLAISLYEYHFINFPLIPLTQDYLWTYLVQLTNAINVAHSKGLTLGKELLNWDKILIVGDPGRIKISSCGAYDVLTQRTDTSTIPNNSNNNNNNIINMEEQLQIQKQNDFSQLGIFLQKLSCKINGVDNTSNVEKIDDLNVDDQFKTVLKYLLDKSNKNKNIKELSQLFIDKILSNLESFQGYAEFTEATLSKELENARLFRLICKLNFIFGRIESRIDINWSESGEKFPIILFYDYVFHQLDSNGKPIMDLTHVLRCLNKLDAGIQEKIVLVTPDELNCIVITYKELRDLIDSTFRSLSQ, encoded by the coding sequence atGGATAAGATAAATGCTGAGTGGGCAAAAGATATCCCATGTCGAAACATCACCATTTATGGATATTGtaagaaaatcaaagacGGTTGTCCTTTTAAACATGGTGACGATGTGGAGAACGAGAACTTAATAGAATCTACTACACCCAAACCACAGACAACAACCATAGCTGACATTATTCCAACTTTACCTCGATTATCAAACACGATTGTGACTCCAACACCAAGCCCAGTTCCGAAATTTAACGCCAAAAATTCAGCAAGTTTTACTCCCATGTCAACTAAAACTCCAGAACTAAATAATACACCTATCTTTGATAATAACCCTATTGTTTCTTCACCCATCTTAACGGCAGGTACCATACCATTAACCAATGtaaataataccaatacgATAGCCCCCGTCCACTCAACACatgattcaaataatatccaAGATGatattcaaatgaaaaGTGCCTCAAAATCACCGTCAACTATAATAAATCCCCTAGCACAATCTTCATACCTACCCATATCCACCAATGATCAATATAATTCTGTCGAATCTTCTAATCAGGCAGCTACCCAGAGTCCAATTATGAACAATTCCAACAACCTTTCACAAAATATCAATGCTATGCCCCATAGTTCATTCCCCTTGGCGCAAACTGGAAAAACTTTATTACATGGTGATCCCAATCTTCCGTCAACGGGAATTTTAAATTCACAACAaatgttattatcaaattatcaatcaatATTGCCACAGTCTGAAAACACCATACCAGAAATAGATTTTAAATACCCATCCATTTATCCACCACCTCATAGTATTTTGCAATATCATTTATATGCTCCAGATCCACCACCTCAATTGAAACTTCCTCTGAAACCAAATGAAAGGACCCCGGAATCATTATTCAtctcaaataatttaagaGAACAATTagtgaaaagaaatttagCTTCGTTACAAGTTTTCCCAGCTGGTGGTGCAATCCCTGATATAGTCCAAGATTATTTCGGTTTAGTACCTTTAGACTTCCATCAAAAATCAAACTCTAAAGACTATATTGATTTTTACTCAGGTCATAAAAATTCCTTATTTAAAGTTTTCTCAAATTTAGATGGGAAACTTTATCTCTTACGTAGAATTCATGATGTGACAATAAATGATCCTCAAcaaattacaaaatcaTTTTCCAAATGGAATGAATTGGCTTGTAACTCTAtcataaaattgaaagatatgTTTACTACTTTGAAATTCGGTGATTCTTCATTATGTCTAGTATATGATTATTACCCATTGgcaatttcattatatgaatatcatttcattaatttccCATTAATTCCCTTAACACAAGACTATTTGTGGACATATCTAGTACAATTAACAAATGCTATTAATGTGGCTCATTCTAAAGGACTAACGTTAGGCAAAGAACTTTTAAATTGGGATAAAATTTTAATCGTTGGAGACCCAGGAAGAATTAAAATCTCAAGTTGTGGAGCATATGATGTTCTGACTCAACGTACTGATACCAGTACTATTCCAAACAatagcaataataataataataacatcatCAATATGGAAGAACAATTGCAGATCCAAAAACAGAACGATTTCTCACAATTAGGGATTTTTCTACAAAAGTTATCATGTAAGATCAATGGCGTAGATAATACGTCAAATGtagaaaaaattgatgatttgaatgTAGACGATCAATTTAAAACAGttttaaaatatcttttgGATAAATCgaataagaataaaaatatcaaagaattgagtcaattatttattgataaaatattatctaatttaGAGTCATTTCAAGGTTATGCTGAATTTACAGAAGCTACACTTTccaaagaattagaaaatgcAAGATTGTTCAGATTAATTTgtaaattgaattttatctttggaagaattgaatcaaGAATCGATATCAACTGGTCTGAATCAGGTGAAAAATTCCccattattttattttatgatTATGTTTTCCATCAACTTGATAGCAATGGGAAACCAATTATGGATTTAACTCACGTTTTAAGATGCCTAAATAAACTAGATGCTGGGatacaagaaaaaatcgTTCTAGTGACACCAGATGAATTAAATTGCATTGTCATTACttataaagaattaagaGATTTGATAGATTCAACATTTAGATCATTATCGCAATGA
- the NRE1 gene encoding sepiapterin reductase family protein (similar to Saccharomyces cerevisiae YIR035C; ancestral locus Anc_2.668), translated as MPKIIIVTGVSRGIGRSIVDKTIELSDDSIVFGVARSETPLKELKEKYGDRFHYAVGDITDENVINKLVKDAIATGGKIDSVVANAGVLEPVQDVNNIDVNAWKRLFDINFFSVVALTSATLPYLKKTNGNIIFVSSDASDTHFSSWGAYSASKACINRFAMTVGHEEPAVKCLSVAPGIVDTSMQVNIRENVGTSMSAEHHQMFKDLKETNKLASSEDVATVYSKLALNGIPKDLNGTYISYDDPLLKDFA; from the coding sequence ATGcctaaaattattattgttactgGTGTGTCAAGAGGTATCGGTAGATCCATTGTAGACAAGACTATTGAATTGAGTGATGATTCCATTGTTTTTGGTGTAGCAAGATCTGAAACTCCattaaaggaattgaaggaaaaatatGGTGATCGTTTCCATTATGCTGTTGGTGATATTACTGATGAAAACGTCATCAATAAATTAGTCAAAGATGCCATTGCTACTGGTGGGAAGATTGATTCAGTGGTTGCTAATGCAGGTGTCTTGGAACCAGTTCAAGACGTTAATAACATTGACGTTAACGCTTGGAAGAGATTATTCgatattaatttctttagtGTTGTAGCTTTAACAAGTGCTACTTTACcttatttgaagaaaactAATGGtaatatcatttttgtAAGTTCCGATGCCAGTGATACACATTTCAGTAGTTGGGGTGCATACTCTGCTTCCAAAGCTTGTATCAATAGATTTGCCATGACTGTGGGTCACGAAGAACCTGCTGTGAAATGTTTAAGTGTTGCTCCAGGTATCGTTGATACTTCTATGCAAGTTAACATTAGAGAAAATGTTGGTACTTCCATGTCTGCTGAACATCACCAAATGTTCAAAGATTTAAAGGAAACCAATAAATTGGCCTCTAGTGAGGATGTAGCAACAGTTTACTCTAAATTAGCATTAAATGGTATTCCAAAAGATTTGAATGGTACCTATATCAGTTATGATGATCCACTTTTGAAAGACTTTGCTTAA
- the URA6 gene encoding bifunctional uridylate/adenylate kinase (similar to Saccharomyces cerevisiae URA6 (YKL024C); ancestral locus Anc_2.667), whose translation MTTPSTLTSESKPVFSADQISVIFVLGGPGAGKGTQCAKLVEDYGFVHLSAGDLLRAEQAREGSEYGTLIKHYIKEGLIVPQEITLALLKNAIQEHYNNKGAKNFLIDGFPRKMDQAISFEEQIAPSKFTLFFDCPENVMLERLLERGKTSGRVDDNIESIKKRFKTFVETSMPVVNYFDKQSKVVKIRCDEPVEKVYNQVKAAVDERVPKI comes from the coding sequence ATGACCACACCCTCCACTTTAACCTCAGAATCTAAGCCAGTTTTTTCAGCGGATCAAATATCAGTAATCTTTGTTCTAGGTGGACCTGGTGCAGGAAAAGGTACACAATGTGCTAAATTAGTGGAAGATTATGGGTTTGTACACTTATCTGCTGGTGATTTATTACGTGCAGAACAAGCTCGTGAAGGGTCTGAATACGGCACTTTAATTAAACACTATATTAAAGAAGGTTTAATTGTTCCACAAGAAATTACTTTAGCATTGTTGAAGAATGCCATTCAAGAacattataataataaaggtGCAAAGAATTTCTTAATTGATGGTTTCCCAAGAAAAATGGATCAAGCTATTTCCTTTGAAGAGCAAATAGCTCCAAGTAAATTTACATTGTTTTTCGATTGTCCAGAAAATGTTATGTTAGAAAGATTGTTGGAACGTGGTAAGACTAGTGGCAGGGtcgatgataatattgaatccATTAAGAAAAGATTCAAGACCTTTGTAGAGACAAGTATGCCAGTTGTTAACTATTTTGATAAGCAGTCCAAAGTTGTTAAGATTCGTTGTGATGAACCTGTTGAAAAAGTCTATAACCAAGTAAAGGCTGCAGTAGACGAAAGAGTTCCTAagatttaa
- the MIN9 gene encoding Min9p, with protein MYYSFPKHIVFISHKTGFLKRHSLNISAKRFSTYTFLCYEQNNSTSNNEKSFHTRQSSNIEKKSKQNKNTKTSLLLLGLLAIGTTFISISYSKGEPEEYLEKS; from the coding sequence ATGTATTATAGTTTTCCTAAAcatattgtttttatttccCATAAAACTGGATTTTTAAAGAGACATTCGTTGAATATATCAGCTAAACGGTTTTCGACTTATACTTTCCTTTGCTACGAACAGAATAACAGTACTAGTAATAACGAGAAAAGTTTCCATACAAGACAATCTTCTAatatagaaaagaaatctaaacaaaacaaaaatacaAAGACATCGTTGTTACTTTTAGGACTTTTAGCAATAGGCACAACATTcatatcaatatcatattCTAAAGGTGAACCtgaagaatatttagaaaaatcATAA
- the NDAI0C00150 gene encoding uncharacterized protein (similar to Saccharomyces cerevisiae YKL023W; ancestral locus Anc_2.666), translated as MNEGDILHFLLQNDEESTARGEEKNISDNQWLQPETHVVKVKETQDLISKKVNDDRWPVPTHPDSSEDDFTDDLDDLLFMPTKGKNAIVFKPFRMKLGELDKEASVQGEVRNKKSSNRKKAKAETVSKSQVEHDFPRDKLQNADSKRKGSRRKETSVISAKKERTKEIVPKSAEDNSREENVQTDKKSMSRMKLKPNPANSKSTTKPFKESHLKSLNEKLENRRKKNKNWKRNIVSDDVYEPLEPIAFKTRSGEIINAEKIEFIDVTNNKTVQKPESKNRRKEDIKLDKNEGDVKENKKSIRKKKSKRDQGPKTTNTNADTDTNTTSKNAEGHIFDTITQKSSVISTSVTATEVTLESDPRPSQVKDDTQPTKNKNRNRNRNKKGKSKPVDDGNVKEEKKVLDQQDSSSVNDSNPRKENLIKARKGERKRNSRKKSHLTEK; from the coding sequence ATGAATGAAGGAGATATTTtacattttcttcttcaaaatgatgaagaatcaaCGGCTAGAGGtgaagaaaagaacatCAGTGATAACCAATGGTTACAACCAGAAACTCATGTAGTAAAAGTTAAAGAAACACAAGATCTTATATCGAAGAAAGTAAATGATGATAGATGGCCAGTACCGACACACCCTGATTCAAGTGAAGATGATTTCACAGATGATTTGGACGATTTGCTTTTCATGCCAACCAAAGGTAAAAATGCCATTGTTTTTAAACCATTTCGAATGAAGTTGGGGGAACTTGATAAAGAAGCAAGCGTCCAAGGTGAAGTACGAAATAAGAAGAGTAGTAATCGTAAAAAAGCTAAGGCAGAAACTGTGTCAAAATCGCAAGTAGAACATGACTTTCCAAGAGATAAACTTCAAAACGCTGATTCAAAAAGGAAGGGGAGCCGTCGTAAGGAAACTTCTGTAATCTCAGCCAAGAAGGAAAGAACTAAGGAAATTGTACCAAAATCTGCAGAGGACAATTCAAGGGAGGAAAATGTACAAACtgataagaaatcaatGTCAAGAATGAAGTTAAAGCCAAATCCAGCGAATTCAAAGTCGACAACAAAGCCATTCAAAGAATCTCATCtaaaatcattgaatgaaaagTTGGAGAATAGAcgaaagaagaacaagaattggaaaagaaacattGTGTCAGACGATGTTTATGAACCCTTGGAACCTATCGCATTTAAAACGAGATCAGgtgaaataataaatgcTGAAAAAATCGAGTTCATTGATGTTACAAATAACAAAACTGTACAGAAACCAGAATCGAAAAATCGAAGAAAGGAGGACATCAAGCTGGATAAGAATGAGGGAGatgttaaagaaaataaaaaatcaataagaaagaagaaatcaaaaaGGGACCAAGGACCGAAGACAACAAATACAAACGCAGATACAGATACAAATACTACAAGTAAGAACGCGGAAGGGCATATTTTTGATACCATTACGCAGAAGAGCTCAGTAATATCGACTAGTGTGACAGCCACTGAAGTGACTCTGGAAAGCGATCCAAGACCAAGTCAAGTAAAAGATGACACTCAACCtaccaaaaataaaaacagaaatagaaatagaaacaagaaaggaaaaagtaAACCAGTTGATGACGGTAACgttaaagaagaaaagaaagtaCTCGACCAACAGGATAGCTCTTCAGTTAATGACAGTAATCctagaaaagaaaatttaataaaagCACGCAAAGGAGAAAGGAAACGGAATAGTCGCAAGAAAAGTCATCTTACTGAAAAGTGA
- the CDC16 gene encoding anaphase promoting complex subunit CDC16 (similar to Saccharomyces cerevisiae CDC16 (YKL022C); ancestral locus Anc_2.665) → MKNQMSPSQSAQQLHPSQTPSQHNSTLAISPFVVTKSSSRLPTQRPSQGQHAQSVQEGSHHQSPYRALATSPLFQRTNQRATIDDALTTPHQKSTTSQNNNSSLLASMSKIGTFGTTIPSTLRKVSVQREYRDDDINSQPQGDNTGEKGNNANGNNLLSVDASSYNAGHTTTTTTLTTTTRTTATSAEIDYTDLTSIEKLRLWRHDALMQHMYRTAEYIGNKIYTITADPNDAFWLAQVFYNNGSYLRAIELLSKDSYATSNVICRYLMGLCLFKLERFDDALDIVGETNPFATSKEKIDVENPEIPIQADGGIKIESSLCFLRGKIFLSQNNFTKAKQSLKDAILIDVKNFEAYEELICKNLLSPEEQWNLYQSLDFSGLDDNEEMIRNLYKISLSQYLNNAEIESSETLLTQEYGLGNSVDVMRSKLEKLFIQWKFNECLELCERALEDDEFNPTVLPIYLSCLFELGGDNKLFLISHNLAENFPKWAITWFSVATYYMSLNNIPMARKYFSKASILDPTFSSAWLGFAHTFALEGEHDQAISAYSTASRFFPGIHLPNMFLGMEYMASSTLSLAEEYFTLAYDTCRFDPLLLNEMGVLYFKKNELSKSKKYLKKALESLRASNMTSKMAFSIQMNLAHTYRKLGENERAIKCFKAVLEESGHDADIYCSLGFLYLKTNQLEKAVDYLHNSLSLKPTNNSAQELLLHALELNVSMTIDDLHPLMVNAKLQDDTSLQRKRSTGSSFDPINITKKLKITGKSRKPTVDGDGDETMELE, encoded by the coding sequence ATGAAGAATCAGATGTCCCCAAGCCAATCAGCCCAACAACTTCATCCCAGCCAGACACCTTCACAGCATAATTCTACTTTGGCTATATCCCCGTTTGTTGTTACAAAGTCTAGTTCAAGACTTCCGACACAGAGACCTTCTCAAGGGCAACATGCTCAATCAGTTCAAGAAGGATCACATCACCAAAGTCCGTATCGAGCTCTTGCAACTAGCCCATTATTTCAGAGAACCAACCAACGGGCCACTATAGATGATGCATTAACCACACCTCATCAGAAATCTACTACCTCtcagaataataattcaagtTTATTAGCTTCAATGTCTAAAATAGGAACATTTGGAACTACAATCCCTTCAACTCTGCGAAAAGTAAGTGTACAACGTGAATACCgagatgatgatatcaACAGCCAACCACAAGGAGATAATACTGGAGAAAAGGGTAATAATGCTAATGGtaacaatttattatctgTTGATGCCTCATCATATAACGCGGGTCATACTACTACCACAACGACATTGACTACAACCACTAGAACGACAGCAACATCTGCTGAAATAGATTATACAGATCTTACCTCTATAGAAAAATTACGTCTTTGGAGGCATGATGCATTGATGCAACACATGTATAGAACTGCTGAATATATTGGAAATAAGATATATACTATAACCGCGGATCCTAATGACGCATTTTGGTTAGCGCAAGtcttttataataatggatcATATCTTAGAGCTATTGAGTTATTATCAAAGGATTCTTATGCTACATCAAACGTGATATGCAGGTACTTGATGGGACTCtgtttatttaaattagaGAGATTCGATGATGCCCTAGATATAGTGGGGGAGACTAATCCATTTGCTACttcaaaggaaaaaatagATGTAGAAAATCCTGAAATACCGATACAAGCTGATGGAGgtattaaaattgaatcGTCTTTATGTTTTTTGAGAGGTaaaattttcctttcacAGAATAATTTCACCAAGGCAAAGCAATCATTAAAAGATGCCATTTTAATTGATGTGAAGAATTTTGAAGCTTACGAGGAATTGATATGTAAAAACCTCCTGTCTCCAGAAGAACAGTGGAATCTTTATCAATCATTAGATTTCTCCGGTTTAGATGATAACGAGGAAATGATAAGGAATCTTTACAAGATCAGCTTATCTCAATATCTAAATAATGCAGAGATAGAAAGCTCAGAAACTTTACTTACTCAAGAGTACGGGTTAGGAAATAGTGTGGATGTTATGCGGtcaaaattggaaaaattattcattcaatggaaatttaatgaatgtTTAGAACTTTGTGAGAGGGCTttggaagatgatgaatttaatcCAACAGTACTACCGATTTACCTAAGTTGTCTGTTTGAATTGGGAGgagataataaattatttttaatatcgCATAATTTAGCAGAGAATTTCCCTAAATGGGCTATTACTTGGTTTAGTGTTGCAACCTATTATATGTCTTTAAATAACATTCCTATGGCACGGAAATACTTTTCTAAAGCATCTATATTGGATCCAACGTTCTCATCTGCATGGCTAGGGTTTGCTCACACATTTGCCTTGGAAGGTGAACACGATCAAGCAATATCTGCATATTCAACTGCATCCCGATTTTTCCCTGGAATACATCTACCAAATATGTTTCTTGGTATGGAATATATGGCATCAAGTACTTTATCGTTAGCAGAAGAATACTTTACGTTAGCCTATGATACATGTCGTTTCGATCCACTATTGTTAAATGAAATGGGTGTATTGtacttcaaaaaaaatgaattatctaaatccaagaaatatttgaagaaagcTCTCGAGTCATTAAGAGCTTCAAACATGACATCAAAAATGGCTTTTTCAATACAGATGAATTTGGCCCACACGTATCGTAAATTAGGGGAGAATGAAAGAGCTATTAAATGTTTCAAGGCCGTATTAGAAGAATCTGGTCATGATGCAGATATTTATTGTTCGTTAGGGTTTCTctatttgaaaacaaatCAGCTCGAAAAAGCAGTAGATTATCTTCATAATTCCTTATCGTTAAAACCCACTAATAATTCGGCCCAAGAGTTATTATTACACGCGTTAGAATTAAATGTCTCCATGACAATTGATGATCTTCATCCTTTAATGGTCAATGCTAAGCTACAAGATGATACGTCGCTGCAAAGAAAGCGTTCAACTGGATCATCTTTTGATCCGATaaatattacaaaaaagTTGAAGATAACTGGAAAGAGTCGGAAACCAACTGTTGATGGAGATGGTGACGAAACAATGGAGCTTGAATAA
- the MAK11 gene encoding Mak11p (similar to Saccharomyces cerevisiae MAK11 (YKL021C); ancestral locus Anc_2.663): protein MPRNQFRIIVGSYEHNILCLSLDLTLSTPVFTPIFHFQAHSLSVKCLDVSKRYLVSGSNDEHIRIYDLQKRKELGTLLAHQGSITNLKFSKTKHGSTEGEGSNNKWLLSASEDHKIIIWRVKDWENFGTLKGHIARINDIDIHPSNRVAISVSDDHSIRLWNLMTVKKAAVLKLRKYSQNGQFVRWLGKDGEFFAVALLNKILIYRTSTAKVHCEIDIEKKTIMHMEIAYLKEKLSNDDNQTKEEDEQEYICVGISDGNILFYPTKALLKEEPNVQEPEFSLLGHTNRVKDFKFYQNEFGTYLVSIGSDGKVVVWDMKDRNQIAVYDCGERLNCLSLVDETVEKYDTMKKRSLESADLGEQSEVESDTEELKKVMFGKKNNKKSKKAKKNQNKKKVDVQLE, encoded by the coding sequence ATGCCAAGAAATCAATTTAGAATAATCGTTGGTTCTTACGAACATAATATCCTTTGTCTTTCCTTAGATCTTACTTTATCAACGCCTGTTTTCACACcaattttccatttccaaGCTCATTCATTAAGTGTTAAATGTTTAGACGTTTCCAAAAGATATCTCGTATCAGGTTCCAATGATGAACATATTAGAATTTATGATCTGCAAAAGAGGAAAGAATTAGGAACTTTATTAGCTCATCAAGGCTCCATAactaatttgaaattctcTAAGACGAAACATGGTAGTACTGAAGGTGAAggtagtaataataaatggtTACTATCAGCCTCTGAGGATCATAAAATTATCATATGGAGAGTAAAAGATTGGGAAAATTTTGGTACTTTAAAGGGTCACATTGCAAGgattaatgatattgatattcaTCCTTCTAATAGAGTAGCAATCAGTGTTAGTGATGATCATTCCATTCGTTTATGGAATTTAATGACAGTAAAGAAAGCTGCTGTCTtaaaattaagaaaatattctcAAAATGGTCAATTTGTTAGATGGCTTGGTAAAGATGGAGAATTTTTCGCTGTTgcattattaaataaaattttaatttataGAACATCTACTGCTAAAGTTCATTGTGAGATTGATATtgagaagaaaacaattatGCATATGGAAATAGCGtatttgaaagagaaattgAGTAATGATGACAACCAAACtaaagaggaagatgaacaagaatatatatgtgttGGTATCAGTGACGgtaatattcttttctatCCAACAAAAGctttattgaaagaagaaccAAATGTACAAGAACCTGAATTTTCATTGTTAGGTCATACTAATCGTGTTAAGGACTTCAAATTTTACCAAAATGAATTCGGAACATATTTAGTTTCCATTGGATCAGATGGTAAAGTAGTGGTTTGGGACATGAAGGATAGAAATCAAATAGCTGTTTATGATTGTGGTGAAAGACTGAATTGTTTGTCATTGGTAGATGAAACAGTAGAAAAGTATGATACCATGAAGAAGAGAAGTTTAGAAAGTGCCGATTTAGGTGAACAAAGTGAAGTTGAAAGTGATActgaagaattaaagaaagtCATGTTCgggaaaaagaataataaaaaatcaaagaagGCTAAAAAGAaccaaaacaaaaagaaagttGATGTGCAATTAGAATAG